Proteins co-encoded in one Macrobrachium rosenbergii isolate ZJJX-2024 chromosome 54, ASM4041242v1, whole genome shotgun sequence genomic window:
- the LOC136834535 gene encoding uncharacterized protein translates to MRGTVHSMSMGRYEASLTEGGLDVSWEGYDSNLEAASADQEMRFRSRSGSDENWIETWHNDKETVLLEPGESASFSFTFGNQPATKYVEYRISSPRALSASHSSLVFTCEMKPLLNSSDCRSGKVTVSYRQNTLRLCNKTHSLRNEMAGDLLRIWG, encoded by the exons ATGAGAGGGACCGTACATTCCATGAGCATGGG ACGGTATGAGGCATCTTTGACAGAAGGAGGCCTTGATGTGAGTTGGGAGGGATACGATAGTAATTTAGAAGCTGCTTCTGCAGACCAAGAAATGAGATTCCGTTCCCGGTCGGGGTCAGATGAGAACTGGATTGAAACTTGGCATAATG ACAAGGAAACAGTTCTACTGGAGCCTGGTGAGTCTGCATCCTTCTCCTTCACTTTTGGAAACCAACCAGCAACGAAGTACGTGGAATACAGG ATCTCCAGTCCTCGAGCTCTTTCTGCTTCTCATTCTTCTCTGGTGTTCACCTGTGAGATGAAGCCTCTGCTGAATTCGTCAGATTGCAGAAGCGGAAAAGTGACGGTTAGTTACAGACAAAACACCTTAAG ACTTTGCAATAAGACTCATTCCCTGAGGAACGAGATGGCCGGAGACCTTCTGAGGATTTGGGGCTGA
- the LOC136834930 gene encoding adenosine receptor A2b-like yields the protein MVSQYSINPTEEGMLSEGKSDPTLLGREEEENRALIIATRFGYGLLVPAILIFESVVTILINGSSPELKKRCSRIFVNNLAISGAFIGVVSFVMTFFVIGSFRDIAVSCNLEILPFYWTLTYLHMVSVTSLLCLSFDRYLAICWPLRYHEFLTTARCRNMVVACWVLSLACLLVPTLSRYISLVAFQNKSDSLRQVSNSPSFSSSDASRIMKSSAATDCQTRGNRTSREMELWLTCRRAFTVSFGVSYFFSLFLILCMYALVMREFCLLNRRVHATTTSMEKEDQRARIKSTRDLILVATLYLTLSLPHVILKLTTIEWTPVDYLKNTHQVTIFLTVIHQILFLPLYAWRFSEFRMKLCSKRFWKSCVWPCGDEFEEQCSSADGSWSLKASASTSTAKSQASHV from the exons ATGGTGAGCCAATACTCGATTAACCCGACCGAAGAGGGAATGCTCTCAGAAGGGAAGAGCGACCCGACACTTCTAGggcgtgaggaggaggagaacagggCCCTCATTATCGCCACCCGATTTGGCTACGGCCTTTTGGTCCCAGCCATCCTCATTTTCGAGTCTGTCGTCACCATCCTCATCAACGGCAGCAGCCCCGAGCTCAAGAAGAGGTGCTCCAGAATCTTCGTCAACAACCTGGCCATCAGCGGGGCCTTCATAGGCGTCGTGTCCTTCGTCATGACGTTCTTCGTCATAGGCAGCTTCCGAGACATCGCGGTGTCCTGCAACCTGGAAATACTTCCGTTTTACTGGACGCTGACCTACCTCCACATGGTATCTGTCACGTCCCTGCTGTGCCTCTCGTTCGACAGGTACCTGGCGATCTGCTGGCCGCTGCGCTACCACGAGTTCCTGACGACCGCGCGCTGCAGGAACATGGTCGTTGCTTGCTGGGTTCTGTCGCTCGCCTGTCTACTGGTACCGACGCTGTCGAGATACATCAGCCTGGTGGCTTTCCAGAACAAGAGCGACAGCCTTCGGCAGGTTTCCAactccccttccttctcctccagCGACGCCTCCCGCATCATGAAGAGCTCGGCGGCCACGGACTGTCAGACGAGGGGGAACAGGACGTCCCGAGAGATGGAGCTGTGGCTGACCTGTCGCAGGGCGTTCACCGTGAGCTTCGGCGTGAGCTACTTCTTCTCGCTGTTCCTCATCCTGTGCATGTACGCCCTCGTCATGAGGGAGTTCTGTCTGCTCAATCGCCGGGTGCACGCCACCACCACCTCCATGGAGAAGGAGGACCAGCGGGCCAGGATCAAGAGCACCAGGGACCTCATACTCGTGGCTACTCTGTACCTCACGTTGTCACTGCCGCAT GTGATACTCAAGCTCACCACAATCGAGTGGACGCCAGTGGACTACTTGAAAAACACCCACCAAGTAACGATCTTCCTCACGGTCATCCACCAAATTCTCTTCTTGCCTCTGTATGCCTGGAGGTTCTCCGAATTCAGGATGAAACTCTGCTCCAAGAGGTTCTGGAAGTCCTGCGTCTGGCCCTGTGGCGACGAGTTTGAAGAGCAGTGCTCTTCGGCGGACGGTTCCTGGTCACTAAAAGCATCAGCGTCTACCAGCACGGCCAAGTCTCAGGCGTCGCATGTGTGA
- the LOC136834628 gene encoding probable cyclin-dependent serine/threonine-protein kinase DDB_G0292550, translating into MATFRILASLILIGTVGSCLGALPLNYGNGNGGYANGNGNVFNGKRNGYANGNGIAVNGNGAYSNGNGGHANGNGVYTNGNGVNGNGAYTNGNGNGVYTNGNGNGAYSNGNGNGAYTNGNGNGAYTNGNGNGALTNGNGAYTNGNGNGAYKNGNGNGALTNGNGAFTNGNGNGAYTNGNGNGAYTNGNGNGAYTNGNGNGVYTNGNGNGIVINGNGASSNGNGAIINGNGVYTNGNGLGINGVNGNGILINGNGFAVNGLAALANAIPGGGVPGQDYPILASVPETGFLCDGLLPGYYADISPESRCQVFHICQADGRMDSFLCPNGTVFNQQFFVCDWYYNVDCSASPQFFSLNAEIGKVGANGNGFANGNGNGVVSGNGNGVINGNGNGYTNGNGNGVINGNGNGVINGNGYTNGNGNGVVNGNGYTNGNGVINGNGYTNGNGNGVINGNGYTNGNGNGVINGNGYTNGNGNGVINGNGYTNGNGNGYTNGNGNGNGYTNGNGNGVINGNGNGYTNGNGNGYTNGNGNGVVNGNDYANGNGNGLTIGNGNGYTNGKGYGYANGNGYANGNGNRNGYSNGNGKRNGYRNGRTNGYGYSG; encoded by the exons ATGGCCACGTTCAGGATATTGGCAAGTTTGATCTTAATCG GTACGGTAGGAAGTTGTCTGGGGGCTCTCCCCCTTAATTATGGCAACGGAAATGGCGGTTATGCTAACGGAAATGGCAACGTCTTCAATGGCAAAAGGAACGGCTACGCTAATGGCAACGGAATTGCCGTTAATGGTAACGGCGCTTATAGTAATGGGAATGGAGGCCATGCCAATGGTAATGGAGTTTACACAAACGGCAACGGAGTGAACGGTAACGGAGCCTATACGAACGGTAACGGCAACGGAGTGTATACGAATGGTAACGGCAACGGAGCGTATTCGAATGGTAACGGCAACGGAGCATATACGAATGGTAACGGCAACGGAGCATATACGAATGGTAACGGCAACGGAGCATTAACCAACGGCAACGGAGCATATACGAATGGTAACGGCAACGGAGCTTATAAGAACGGTAACGGCAACGGAGCATTAACCAATGGCAACGGAGCATTTACGAATGGTAACGGCAACGGAGCATATACAAACGGTAACGGCAACGGAGCATATACGAATGGTAACGGCAACGGAGCATACACGAACGGTAACGGCAACGGTGTATATACGAATGGCAACGGCAACGGAATCGTTATCAACGGTAACGGCGCCTCCAGTAACGGCAATGGAGCAATCATTAACGGCAACGGAGTATACACCAACGGTAACGGCCTCGGAATTAACGGCGTCAACGGCAACGGAATATTAATCAACGGAAACGGCTTCGCAGTAAACGGGTTGGCTGCTCTGGCAAACGCAATCCCCGGGGGCGGCGTGCCCGGGCAAGACTACCCCATCTTGGCATCGGTGCCCGAAACGGGGTTCCTGTGTGACGGTCTTCTACCTGGGTATTACGCAGATATCTCTCCGGAGTCAAGATGTCAG GTGTTCCACATCTGCCAGGCTGACGGGAGAATGGACTCCTTCCTGTGCCCCAACGGAACAGTCTTCAACCAACAGTTCTTTGTCTGCGACTGGTACTACAACGTAGACTGCTCCGCCTCTCCGCAGTTCTTCTCCCTCAACGCTGAAATAGGGAAGGTCGGCGCCAATGGCAACGGGTTTGCTAACGGAAATGGCAACGGTGTCGTTAGCGGAAATGGCAATGGCGTTATTAATGGTAACGGAAATGGCTACACCAATGGAAATGGTAACGGTGTCATTAACGGAAATGGTAATGGTGTTATTAATGGAAATGGCTACACCAACGGCAATGGTAATGGCGTTGTTAATGGAAATGGCTACACCAACGGCAATGGCGTTATTAATGGAAATGGCTACACCAACGGCAATGGTAATGGCGTTATTAATGGCAATGGCTACACCAACGGCAATGGTAATGGCGTTATTAATGGCAATGGCTACACCAACGGCAATGGTAATGGCGTTATTAATGGAAATGGCTACACCAACGGCAATGGAAATGGTTACACCAATGGTAACGGTAATGGAAATGGTTACAccaatggaaatggtaatggcGTTATTAATGGTAACGGAAATGGCTACACCAACGGCAATGGAAATGGCTACACCAATGGAAACGGTAATGGCGTTGTTAATGGAAACGACTACGCTAACGGAAATGGAAATGGCCTTACCATTGGTAATGGAAATGGCTATACCAACGGTAAAGGATATGGCTACGCCAACGGAAATGGCTATGCTAACGGGAATGGGAACAGGAACGGATACTCCAACGGGAATGGAAAGAGGAATGGCTATCGAAATGGTAGAACCAATGGATACGGATATTCAGGCTGA